From one Branchiostoma floridae strain S238N-H82 chromosome 3, Bfl_VNyyK, whole genome shotgun sequence genomic stretch:
- the LOC118410772 gene encoding leucine-rich repeat-containing protein 23-like — protein sequence MLLNLTGNRLQRISGLDPCKLRALTTLELRGNGLESTEGLALPSLRELYLAANKLEKIEGLRKMPNLKLLHLRDNVISSLSGFTSGMKSLQYLNLRGNQIMTVKEVEKLHHLNRLRTLSLAGNPLAEEEAEHYVLDALSYIPSLDRIDKNPISEEDRSEAEALAELRRQELSSSDSLAHLPHEQMFSSASSEFSSDMM from the exons ATGCTCCTGAACCTGACAGGGAACCGTCTGCAGCGGATCTCCGGGCTCGACCCGTGTAAGCTCCGGGCCCTGACCACGCTGGAGCTGCGGGGCAACGGGCTGGAGAGCACCGAAGGGCTGGCCCTCCCGTCCCTCCGAGAGCTGTATCTG GCGGCGAATAAACTTGAGAAGATTGAGGGTCTACGGAAAATGCCGAATCTGAAGTTGCTTCACCTTCGTGATAACGTCATTTCCTCTTTGAGTGGGTTCACTTCCGGCATGAAGTCTCTCCAGTATCTCAACCTGAGGGGGAATCAGATAATGACCGTAAAAGAG GTGGAAAAACTGCACCACCTGAACCGTCTCCGAACCCTGTCCCTGGCGGGTAACCCTCTAGCCGAGGAAGAGGCTGAGCACTACGTGTTGGACGCCCTGTCCTACATCCCGAGCCTGGACCGGATAGACAAGAACCCCATCTCGGAGGAGGACCGCAGCGAGGCCGAGGCGTTGGCCGAGCTTCGCCGCCAGGAGTTATCGAGCTCGGACTCGCTGGCTCATCTTCCGCACGAACAAATGTTCTCTTCTGCCAGCTCAGAGTTCAGCTCAGATATGATGTAG